A genomic window from Erythrobacter sp. BLCC-B19 includes:
- a CDS encoding class I SAM-dependent methyltransferase: MTQSTDDTVSFGFENVSPEEKTRRVGEVFSSVAKKYDIMNDAMSFGMHRGWKDRFVRRVKPQPGENILDMAGGTGDIAFRMADRGANITVADINQDMLDVGAERAMERDEAEGAGSLVFSHQNAEAVSFASNTFDAYTIVFGIRNVTFKDKALAEAYRVLRPGGRFFCMEFSVTDWSGFREIYDFYSLHIMPRMGQAIAGDADSYRYLAESIRKFPRAPEFESMIRAAGFVNTKAEIILGGAVAIHSGWKI, translated from the coding sequence ATGACACAAAGCACCGACGATACCGTCTCCTTCGGCTTCGAAAATGTCTCGCCCGAGGAAAAGACCCGCCGTGTGGGCGAGGTTTTCTCCAGCGTCGCGAAGAAATACGACATCATGAACGACGCGATGAGCTTCGGTATGCATCGCGGCTGGAAGGATCGCTTCGTGCGGCGCGTGAAGCCGCAGCCGGGCGAGAACATTCTCGACATGGCGGGCGGCACCGGCGACATCGCCTTCCGCATGGCGGATCGCGGGGCGAACATCACCGTCGCCGACATCAATCAGGATATGCTCGATGTCGGCGCGGAACGCGCGATGGAGCGCGACGAGGCGGAAGGGGCGGGCAGCCTCGTCTTCTCGCACCAGAACGCGGAAGCCGTCAGCTTCGCGTCCAACACCTTCGATGCCTACACCATCGTCTTCGGTATCCGGAACGTCACCTTCAAGGACAAGGCGCTGGCCGAAGCCTACCGCGTGCTGCGGCCCGGCGGGCGGTTCTTCTGCATGGAATTCTCGGTCACCGACTGGTCGGGCTTCCGCGAGATCTATGACTTCTATTCGCTCCACATCATGCCGCGCATGGGACAGGCGATTGCGGGCGATGCGGACAGCTATCGCTATCTCGCCGAATCGATCCGCAAGTTCCCGCGCGCCCCCGAGTTCGAGAGCATGATCCGCGCGGCCGGGTTCGTGAACACCAAGGCCGAGATCATCCTTGGCGGCGCGGTGGCGATCCATTCGGGGTGGAAGATCTGA
- the rpsT gene encoding 30S ribosomal protein S20: MANTPQAKKRILRNANRAAINGARISRIRSFIKKVEAACEAGDKEAAAAALKAAQPEMARGVARGVLHKNTVARKMSRLTRRVATL; encoded by the coding sequence ATGGCCAATACGCCGCAAGCCAAGAAGCGCATCCTCCGCAACGCCAACCGCGCCGCCATCAACGGCGCGCGCATCAGCCGCATCCGCAGCTTCATCAAGAAGGTCGAAGCCGCCTGCGAAGCCGGCGACAAGGAAGCCGCTGCCGCTGCGCTCAAGGCGGCCCAGCCGGAAATGGCCCGCGGCGTTGCGCGCGGCGTGCTGCACAAGAACACCGTGGCCCGCAAGATGTCGCGCCTGACTCGCCGAGTCGCCACGCTCTGA
- the dut gene encoding dUTP diphosphatase, whose protein sequence is MSIKVEVKRLPHSAGLPLPAYATEGAAGMDVVSAESVTLAPGARHAVATGLALAIPAGYEVQVRPRSGLALKHGITVPNTPGTIDSDYRGELKVILINLGSEPFVIQRGDRVAQLVLAPVVQAAWDEVAELDATERGEGGFGSTGGHAKL, encoded by the coding sequence ATGAGCATCAAGGTTGAAGTCAAGCGCCTGCCCCATAGCGCAGGCCTGCCGCTTCCGGCCTATGCCACTGAGGGCGCGGCCGGGATGGATGTGGTGAGCGCTGAATCGGTGACGCTGGCACCCGGCGCGCGCCACGCGGTCGCAACCGGCCTCGCGCTGGCGATCCCGGCAGGGTATGAGGTACAGGTGCGCCCGCGATCGGGGCTGGCGCTCAAGCACGGGATCACCGTGCCCAACACCCCCGGCACGATCGACAGCGACTATCGCGGCGAGCTGAAGGTGATCCTCATCAACTTGGGCAGCGAACCCTTCGTGATCCAGCGCGGCGACCGCGTCGCCCAGCTGGTGCTTGCGCCGGTGGTGCAGGCGGCGTGGGACGAGGTGGCCGAACTGGACGCAACCGAACGGGGCGAGGGCGGGTTCGGTTCGACCGGGGGCCATGCCAAGCTCTGA
- a CDS encoding DUF983 domain-containing protein, whose protein sequence is MPHLRLSPELIQLPTGWIPALLRGAKCRCPRCGEAPLFRAWLKPVDRCSHCKQDWSVQQADDFPAYIGIFVVGHLLAPVVIAMISGGVSAWLTLAILLPVSIIMLLAMLQPTKGAVIAFLWWHGIGAFKQERRKEDKTP, encoded by the coding sequence ATGCCTCATCTGCGCCTTTCTCCCGAGCTTATCCAGCTACCCACCGGCTGGATTCCCGCCCTCCTGCGCGGGGCCAAGTGCCGCTGCCCGCGCTGCGGCGAGGCACCGCTGTTCCGCGCATGGCTCAAGCCGGTCGACCGCTGCAGCCATTGTAAGCAGGACTGGTCGGTGCAGCAGGCCGATGATTTTCCGGCCTATATCGGCATCTTCGTGGTCGGCCATCTGCTCGCGCCGGTGGTGATCGCGATGATTTCGGGCGGCGTGTCGGCGTGGCTGACGCTGGCGATCCTGCTTCCGGTGTCGATCATCATGCTGCTCGCCATGCTCCAGCCGACCAAGGGCGCGGTGATCGCCTTCCTGTGGTGGCACGGCATCGGCGCCTTCAAGCAGGAGCGGCGCAAGGAGGACAAGACGCCGTGA
- the dapB gene encoding 4-hydroxy-tetrahydrodipicolinate reductase, translating to MALRFGVIGHKGRMGQALEVAIAEAGHALCVGVDAGGSIGPHAAQCDVLVDFSAPDALAANLGAAKVAGKPIVVGTTGLEEPHFVMLAEAARAIPVLQSGNFSLGVTLMAHLVREAAARLGPEWDIEVLEMHHRMKVDAPSGTAKLLGEAAAKGRGIILSDNMESGRHGMTGKRAEGAIGFATLRGGTVAGEHSVIFAGSEERLTLSHSAENRMIFARGAVRAAEWLTGQSAGRYTMEDVLGL from the coding sequence ATGGCACTGCGATTCGGAGTGATCGGGCACAAGGGCCGCATGGGGCAGGCGCTGGAGGTGGCGATTGCTGAGGCGGGGCACGCGCTGTGCGTCGGCGTGGATGCGGGCGGCAGCATCGGGCCGCACGCCGCGCAGTGCGACGTGCTGGTCGATTTCTCCGCGCCGGATGCGCTCGCAGCCAATCTCGGCGCGGCGAAGGTGGCGGGCAAGCCCATCGTCGTCGGCACCACGGGGCTGGAAGAGCCGCATTTCGTCATGCTCGCCGAAGCCGCGCGCGCCATACCGGTGCTGCAATCGGGGAACTTCTCGCTGGGTGTCACGCTGATGGCCCATCTGGTGCGCGAGGCCGCCGCAAGGCTGGGGCCGGAGTGGGACATCGAGGTGCTGGAAATGCACCACCGCATGAAGGTCGACGCGCCGAGCGGCACCGCCAAGCTGCTGGGCGAGGCGGCGGCGAAGGGGCGCGGGATCATCCTCAGCGACAACATGGAAAGCGGTCGCCACGGCATGACGGGCAAGCGCGCCGAGGGCGCAATCGGCTTTGCCACCCTGCGCGGCGGCACCGTGGCGGGCGAACATTCGGTGATCTTTGCCGGGAGCGAGGAGCGCCTCACCCTGTCGCACTCGGCGGAAAACCGCATGATCTTTGCGCGCGGCGCAGTGCGCGCGGCGGAATGGCTGACCGGGCAGAGCGCCGGGCGCTATACGATGGAAGATGTGCTGGGGCTCTAG
- the ubiB gene encoding 2-polyprenylphenol 6-hydroxylase — MTSSVVHLSRLARWGVTLARRRALVGIENDPNAPAPVRSLVRLARLATLTGKRGKPDYAGAFRAIGPAAIKLGQSLATRPDLVGEEAANNLLSLQDSLPPVPFAQIRAAIESSFGQPLEALFAEIDPEPVGAASIAQVHKGVTTDGRKVAIKVLRPGIREKFARDIQTYEWAAAHVEAMGGEAARLRPRLTIANFKRWTNSELDLRREAASASELAEQMAGVPGYRIPNVDWDRTNGRVMTIEWIDGIKISRVDELRARGHDLAAISEKLVISFLTQAISAGFFHADMHQGNLFVEDDGTIVAIDFGIMGRIDRRARQWLAEILYGLTTGNYQRVAEIHFEAQYVPSYHSVGEFATALRAVGEPMRGKPVKELSVGQMLDGLFAITRDFDMQTQPHLLLLQKTMVMVEGIATQLNPDINMWDTAAPYVRSWIRDELGPEAALADRLKQDAETLLRLPGLIRRVEEMFPPKGGAPEPPPLPDIPLLTDKREGRGWLGYLVATLLGGGAVWGALALGWIG, encoded by the coding sequence GTGACCTCTTCCGTTGTCCACCTCTCCCGCCTTGCGCGCTGGGGCGTCACGCTTGCCCGGCGGCGCGCGCTGGTGGGGATCGAGAATGATCCCAATGCGCCCGCGCCGGTGCGCAGCCTTGTGCGGCTCGCGCGGCTGGCGACGCTGACGGGCAAGCGCGGCAAGCCCGACTACGCGGGCGCCTTCCGCGCCATCGGTCCGGCGGCGATCAAGCTGGGGCAAAGCCTCGCCACCCGCCCCGATCTGGTCGGCGAGGAAGCGGCGAACAATCTCTTGAGCCTTCAGGACAGCCTCCCCCCGGTGCCCTTCGCGCAGATCAGGGCCGCGATCGAGAGCAGTTTCGGCCAGCCGCTTGAAGCGCTTTTTGCCGAGATCGATCCTGAGCCGGTCGGCGCAGCCAGCATCGCTCAGGTGCACAAGGGTGTCACCACCGATGGCCGCAAGGTCGCGATCAAGGTGCTGCGCCCCGGCATCCGCGAGAAGTTCGCGCGCGATATCCAGACCTATGAATGGGCCGCCGCCCATGTCGAGGCGATGGGCGGAGAGGCCGCGCGCCTGCGCCCGCGCCTCACCATCGCCAACTTCAAGCGCTGGACCAATTCGGAACTCGACCTGCGGCGCGAGGCGGCTTCGGCCTCCGAACTCGCCGAGCAGATGGCAGGCGTCCCCGGCTACCGCATCCCCAATGTCGACTGGGATCGCACCAATGGCCGGGTGATGACGATCGAGTGGATCGACGGGATCAAGATCAGCCGCGTCGACGAATTGCGCGCGCGCGGACATGATCTGGCGGCGATCTCGGAAAAGCTGGTCATCAGCTTTCTGACGCAAGCGATCAGCGCCGGGTTCTTCCATGCCGATATGCACCAGGGCAACCTGTTCGTGGAGGACGACGGCACCATCGTCGCGATCGATTTCGGGATCATGGGCCGGATCGACCGGCGCGCGCGGCAGTGGCTGGCGGAAATCCTCTATGGGCTGACCACCGGCAATTACCAGCGCGTCGCCGAAATCCATTTCGAGGCGCAATATGTGCCGAGTTACCATTCGGTCGGCGAATTCGCGACCGCGCTGCGCGCCGTGGGTGAGCCGATGCGCGGCAAGCCGGTGAAGGAATTGAGCGTCGGCCAGATGCTTGACGGGCTGTTCGCCATCACCCGCGATTTCGATATGCAGACCCAGCCGCACCTGCTGCTGCTGCAGAAGACGATGGTGATGGTCGAAGGCATCGCCACCCAGCTCAACCCCGACATCAATATGTGGGATACCGCCGCGCCCTATGTCCGCTCGTGGATCCGTGACGAGCTGGGGCCGGAGGCGGCCCTCGCCGACCGGCTGAAGCAGGATGCCGAAACCCTGCTGCGCCTGCCGGGCCTGATCCGCCGCGTCGAAGAAATGTTCCCGCCCAAGGGCGGCGCGCCCGAACCGCCGCCGCTGCCGGACATCCCGCTGCTGACCGACAAGCGCGAGGGCCGCGGCTGGCTGGGCTATCTGGTCGCCACGCTGCTGGGCGGGGGTGCGGTCTGGGGCGCGCTGGCGCTCGGCTGGATCGGATGA
- a CDS encoding bifunctional phosphopantothenoylcysteine decarboxylase/phosphopantothenate synthase yields MGKQDRGDGQNPRILLVVGGGIAAYKACELVRLIRKGGGEVTCVVTKGGQQFVTPLALAALSENQVYTNLFDLKNEAEMGHIQLSREADLVVVCPATADLVAKMANGIADDLATTLILATDKPVMAVPAMNVRMWEHEATQRNIATLKAAGVTVLQPDEGPMACGEFGYGRLPEPEAIWRAIAAHFGLLLPEPRALPEVEALEPEDADDSSAALPEGALSGMLARIIPRSTAKRTHEEIEAEYEELLPPEGEDFPFEPEDEEPAPEFKPDFGGPLLARKGKAGAAPPLDTSALNHLIDPRKAAPAAAAPLVPDEIEADYGEVADGSDLGVAEGYRPLTGRHVLVTAGPTWEAIDPVRYIANRSSGKQGFAIAAAAAALGARVTLVAGPVALKTPAGVARIDVESARDMADAVKRALPADVAVMVAAVADWRPKEYRGEKIKKRGDAPPALMLTENPDILTNVAAAPRRPELVIGFAAETHDMLDHAKAKRKRKGADWIIANDVSGDVMGGDRNRVTIVRGEGIETLEDMPKSAVAMALVERIAASLTAQAAE; encoded by the coding sequence ATGGGCAAACAGGACAGGGGCGATGGGCAGAACCCGCGCATCCTGCTGGTCGTCGGCGGCGGGATCGCGGCCTACAAGGCCTGCGAGCTGGTGCGCCTGATCCGCAAGGGCGGGGGAGAGGTGACCTGCGTCGTCACCAAGGGCGGGCAGCAATTCGTCACCCCGCTGGCCTTGGCCGCGCTGTCGGAAAACCAGGTCTACACCAACCTGTTCGATCTCAAGAACGAGGCCGAGATGGGCCATATCCAGCTCAGCCGCGAAGCCGATCTGGTGGTGGTCTGTCCGGCGACGGCCGATCTCGTCGCCAAGATGGCCAATGGCATAGCCGATGATCTGGCGACCACGTTGATCCTGGCCACCGACAAGCCGGTGATGGCCGTGCCCGCGATGAACGTGCGGATGTGGGAACACGAGGCGACCCAGCGCAATATCGCCACGCTGAAAGCGGCGGGGGTGACCGTGCTCCAGCCCGATGAAGGCCCGATGGCCTGCGGCGAATTCGGCTATGGCCGCCTGCCCGAACCCGAGGCGATCTGGCGCGCCATCGCGGCGCATTTCGGCCTGCTGCTGCCCGAACCGCGCGCGCTGCCCGAGGTCGAGGCGCTCGAGCCCGAGGACGCAGATGACTCCAGCGCCGCGCTGCCCGAAGGTGCGCTCAGCGGGATGCTCGCGCGGATCATCCCGCGCTCGACCGCCAAACGCACGCACGAGGAAATCGAGGCCGAATACGAGGAACTGCTCCCGCCCGAGGGTGAGGATTTCCCGTTCGAACCCGAGGACGAAGAGCCCGCGCCTGAATTCAAGCCGGACTTCGGCGGCCCGCTTCTCGCCCGCAAGGGCAAGGCCGGGGCTGCCCCGCCGCTCGATACCAGCGCGCTCAATCACCTCATCGACCCGCGCAAGGCCGCACCCGCCGCCGCAGCGCCGCTTGTGCCGGACGAGATCGAAGCCGATTACGGCGAAGTCGCAGACGGCAGCGATCTCGGCGTGGCGGAGGGCTATCGCCCGCTGACCGGACGGCACGTTCTGGTCACCGCCGGGCCGACCTGGGAAGCGATCGATCCGGTGCGCTACATCGCCAACCGCTCGTCGGGCAAGCAGGGTTTCGCCATCGCGGCTGCCGCTGCGGCGCTGGGCGCACGGGTGACGCTGGTGGCAGGGCCGGTCGCGCTCAAGACCCCGGCGGGCGTTGCGCGCATCGACGTCGAAAGCGCGCGCGACATGGCCGATGCGGTCAAGCGCGCGCTGCCCGCCGATGTCGCGGTGATGGTCGCGGCGGTCGCCGACTGGCGGCCCAAGGAATACCGGGGCGAGAAGATCAAGAAGCGCGGCGATGCCCCGCCGGCGCTGATGCTGACCGAAAACCCCGACATCCTCACCAATGTCGCCGCCGCACCCCGGCGGCCCGAACTGGTGATCGGCTTTGCGGCTGAAACGCATGATATGCTCGACCACGCCAAGGCCAAGCGCAAGCGCAAGGGCGCGGACTGGATCATCGCCAATGATGTCAGCGGGGACGTGATGGGCGGGGATCGCAACCGCGTCACCATCGTCCGGGGCGAGGGGATCGAGACGCTTGAGGATATGCCCAAGTCCGCCGTCGCCATGGCATTGGTCGAACGGATCGCCGCGAGCCTGACCGCGCAGGCCGCCGAATGA
- a CDS encoding NAD-dependent deacylase, protein MSTPRSIVILTGAGISAESGIDTFRSAGGLWEQHRVEDVATPEGFARNPNLVLNFYDMRRAALANVAPNPAHDALARLERAFAGDLLLVTQNVDDLHERGGSARVLHMHGELKSALCTSCETRSPWLGTMIERPPCPVCRAPTLRPDVVWFGEMPYQMGRIYQALETCDLFVSIGTSGAVYPAAGFVQEARGAGARCLELNLERSEGSRFFHETRLGPASVLVPEWVEEVLGG, encoded by the coding sequence ATGAGCACACCGCGCAGCATCGTCATCCTCACCGGGGCCGGGATTTCCGCCGAAAGCGGGATCGACACCTTCCGCAGCGCCGGCGGCCTATGGGAGCAGCACCGGGTGGAGGATGTCGCCACGCCCGAGGGCTTCGCGCGCAATCCCAATCTGGTGCTCAATTTCTACGATATGCGCCGCGCCGCGCTCGCCAATGTCGCGCCGAACCCGGCGCATGACGCGCTGGCGCGGCTGGAGCGGGCGTTTGCGGGCGATCTGCTGCTGGTGACGCAGAATGTCGATGACCTGCACGAACGCGGCGGATCGGCCCGCGTGCTGCACATGCATGGGGAGCTCAAGAGCGCGCTGTGCACCTCCTGCGAGACCCGCTCCCCGTGGCTCGGCACCATGATCGAGCGCCCCCCGTGCCCCGTCTGCCGCGCGCCGACACTGCGCCCCGACGTGGTGTGGTTCGGCGAGATGCCCTACCAGATGGGCCGCATCTATCAGGCGCTCGAGACCTGCGACCTGTTCGTCAGCATCGGCACATCGGGTGCGGTCTATCCCGCAGCAGGCTTCGTGCAGGAGGCGCGGGGGGCGGGGGCGCGGTGCCTCGAACTCAATCTCGAACGCTCGGAAGGCTCGCGCTTCTTCCACGAAACCCGCCTCGGCCCGGCGAGCGTGCTGGTGCCGGAATGGGTGGAAGAGGTGCTAGGCGGCTGA
- a CDS encoding HesA/MoeB/ThiF family protein yields the protein MSLSPARLERFARHIVLPEVGGAGQVRLAACKVAIIGLGGIGSPALQYLAASGIGRLALVDDDVVDVSNLQRQTIFTTRDVGYGKAVSARRWLANFDDALQVDVSDARITPENAASLIAGADLVLDGTDNFATRLAVSDACVAAGIPLLSAAVGRFQGQVGAWAGHLDDQACYRCFVGDAFDAEDCDTCADDGMLGAMAGWVATFAAMQAVKVLLAGVSALGDPGFGKLHILDGLDPGMRAIRIAKDPACRACGSAA from the coding sequence GTGAGCCTCTCGCCAGCACGGCTCGAACGCTTTGCCCGCCATATCGTGCTGCCCGAAGTCGGCGGCGCGGGGCAGGTGCGCCTCGCCGCGTGCAAGGTCGCGATCATCGGCCTCGGCGGGATCGGCAGCCCTGCCCTCCAATACCTCGCCGCGAGCGGGATCGGGCGGCTGGCGTTGGTTGACGATGATGTGGTCGATGTGAGCAATCTCCAGCGCCAGACGATCTTCACCACCCGCGATGTGGGCTATGGCAAGGCGGTGTCGGCGCGGCGCTGGCTGGCGAACTTCGATGATGCCTTGCAAGTCGATGTGTCCGACGCGCGGATCACGCCGGAGAACGCCGCGAGCCTGATCGCGGGCGCCGATCTGGTGCTCGACGGGACCGACAATTTCGCCACCCGCCTCGCCGTCTCGGACGCTTGCGTTGCCGCAGGTATCCCGCTGCTCTCGGCCGCGGTGGGACGCTTTCAGGGACAGGTCGGCGCATGGGCCGGGCACCTCGACGATCAGGCCTGCTACCGCTGCTTCGTCGGCGATGCCTTCGACGCCGAGGACTGCGACACCTGCGCCGATGACGGGATGCTCGGCGCGATGGCGGGCTGGGTCGCGACCTTCGCCGCGATGCAGGCGGTCAAGGTGCTGCTGGCGGGCGTGAGCGCGCTGGGCGATCCGGGCTTTGGCAAGCTCCATATCCTCGACGGGCTCGACCCGGGGATGCGCGCGATCCGGATTGCCAAGGACCCCGCCTGCCGCGCGTGTGGCTCAGCCGCCTAG
- the dnaA gene encoding chromosomal replication initiator protein DnaA, with translation MEDVEAVNLAADWSDISQGLRKDLGHQLHSQWIKPIQLGALNRETGALDLYLPTEFSANWVRDRFHDRLQLAWSIARSEVREVNIMVHPGRRQLPDLRLDDGRRPANDGASAIAMAAGALGDATFTSSVGLDASLTFAAFITGEANILACNAAQRMAALEQPQFSPLYLKAATGQGKTHLLHAIGHGYLQSHPRARIFYCSAERFMVEFVQALKSSQTIEFKARLRSFDLLLVDDIQFIIGKASAQEELLYTIDALLAEGKRLVFAADRAPQALDGVEPRLLSRLSMGLVADIQPADIELRKKILVSKLTRFAPLSVPEDVVDFLARTITRNVRELVGGLNKLIAYAQLTGQDVSLQLAEEQLTDILSANRRRITIDEIQRTVCQFYRIDRAEMSSKRRARAVVRPRQVAMYLSKVLTPRSYPEIGRKFGGRDHSTVIHAVRLIEDLRQRDADMDGDVRSLLRQLES, from the coding sequence ATGGAAGATGTCGAAGCCGTAAATCTCGCTGCCGATTGGTCCGATATCAGTCAGGGTCTGCGCAAGGATCTGGGTCACCAGCTTCACAGTCAGTGGATCAAGCCGATCCAGCTGGGTGCGCTGAACCGCGAGACCGGGGCGCTTGATCTCTATCTCCCCACCGAATTTTCGGCCAACTGGGTGCGTGACCGGTTCCACGACCGGCTGCAACTGGCGTGGAGCATCGCGCGCAGCGAAGTGCGCGAGGTCAACATCATGGTCCATCCGGGCCGCCGCCAGCTGCCCGACCTGCGTCTCGACGATGGCCGCCGCCCCGCCAATGACGGCGCGAGCGCGATTGCCATGGCCGCAGGCGCGCTGGGTGATGCGACCTTCACCTCATCGGTCGGGCTCGATGCCTCGCTGACCTTTGCCGCCTTCATCACCGGCGAGGCGAACATTCTCGCCTGCAACGCCGCGCAGCGCATGGCGGCGCTCGAACAGCCGCAATTCTCGCCGCTCTATCTCAAGGCGGCGACCGGACAGGGCAAGACCCACCTCCTGCACGCGATCGGCCACGGCTATCTCCAGTCGCACCCTCGCGCGCGGATTTTCTACTGCTCGGCCGAGCGTTTCATGGTCGAATTCGTGCAGGCCTTGAAATCGAGCCAGACGATCGAGTTCAAGGCGCGGCTGCGCAGCTTCGATCTGCTGCTGGTGGACGATATCCAGTTCATCATCGGCAAGGCGAGCGCGCAGGAAGAACTGCTCTACACGATCGACGCGCTGCTGGCCGAGGGCAAGCGGCTGGTCTTCGCCGCCGACCGCGCGCCCCAGGCGCTGGACGGGGTGGAGCCGCGCCTGCTCAGCCGCCTGTCGATGGGTCTGGTGGCCGATATCCAGCCCGCCGATATCGAGCTGCGCAAGAAGATCCTCGTCAGCAAGCTCACCCGCTTTGCGCCGCTGAGCGTGCCCGAAGATGTGGTCGATTTCCTCGCCCGCACCATCACCCGCAATGTGCGCGAGCTGGTTGGCGGGCTCAACAAGCTGATCGCCTATGCCCAGCTGACCGGGCAGGACGTGTCGTTGCAGCTGGCCGAAGAACAGCTGACCGACATCCTCAGCGCCAACCGCCGCCGGATCACCATCGATGAAATCCAGCGCACCGTGTGCCAATTTTACCGCATCGACCGCGCCGAGATGAGCAGCAAGCGCCGCGCCCGCGCGGTGGTGCGCCCGCGTCAGGTGGCGATGTATCTCTCGAAGGTCTTGACCCCGCGCAGCTACCCCGAAATCGGGCGCAAGTTCGGCGGGCGCGACCATTCGACCGTGATCCACGCGGTGCGCCTCATCGAAGACCTGCGCCAGCGCGACGCGGACATGGACGGCGATGTGAGGAGCTTGCTGCGGCAGCTCGAGAGCTGA
- the mutM gene encoding bifunctional DNA-formamidopyrimidine glycosylase/DNA-(apurinic or apyrimidinic site) lyase yields the protein MPELPEVETTVRGLAAFLEGERITRVQLNRADLRRPFPADLVQVMTGATVMSLSRRAKYGLMHLDRGATMIFHLGMSGRWRIDPESADTHDHLLLETASHRFALCDPRRFGSVDLVETGGLEAWPQFAALGPEPLGPGLSAGHLKAALKAKTQSIKLCLLDQRIVAGLGNIYVCEALWRAGIRPTKPAGKVTGAQLARLVPAIVDVLEASIRDGGSTLRDYARPDGELGYFASSFDVYGREGEACRRDDGGVIQRIAQGGRSTWFCPICQK from the coding sequence ATGCCTGAGCTGCCCGAGGTCGAGACAACGGTCAGGGGTCTGGCCGCCTTCCTTGAGGGCGAGCGGATCACGCGCGTCCAGCTGAACCGAGCCGACCTGCGCCGCCCCTTCCCGGCCGATCTGGTGCAGGTGATGACCGGGGCGACCGTGATGTCGCTGTCCCGGCGGGCCAAATATGGCCTGATGCACCTCGATCGCGGGGCAACGATGATCTTCCACCTCGGCATGAGCGGGCGCTGGCGGATCGATCCCGAAAGCGCCGACACCCACGATCACCTGCTGCTGGAGACCGCCAGCCACCGCTTCGCCCTGTGCGATCCGCGCCGCTTCGGCTCGGTCGATCTGGTCGAGACGGGCGGGCTTGAGGCATGGCCGCAATTCGCCGCGCTCGGGCCGGAGCCGCTGGGGCCGGGGCTCAGCGCGGGCCACCTCAAGGCCGCGCTTAAGGCCAAGACGCAATCCATCAAGCTGTGCCTGCTCGACCAGCGGATCGTGGCGGGCTTGGGCAATATCTATGTCTGCGAGGCGCTGTGGCGCGCCGGGATCCGCCCGACCAAGCCTGCGGGCAAGGTGACAGGGGCGCAGCTTGCGCGCCTCGTCCCGGCGATTGTCGATGTGCTCGAAGCCTCGATCCGCGACGGCGGCTCGACCTTGCGCGACTATGCCCGGCCCGATGGCGAGCTGGGCTATTTCGCCAGCTCCTTCGACGTCTACGGGCGCGAAGGCGAGGCCTGCCGGCGCGACGATGGCGGGGTGATCCAGCGCATCGCGCAAGGCGGACGCAGCACCTGGTTCTGCCCCATCTGCCAGAAGTAG